A genomic region of Christiangramia sp. OXR-203 contains the following coding sequences:
- the mreC gene encoding rod shape-determining protein MreC, giving the protein MQQIFNFLIRNKNSILFLFLFAVSIFLTVQNHSFHKSRFISSANWVTGGIYSWSNGINTYLNLEEYNERLITENNELRNIISNMNDSISISKQLDSTSFEGDYIFRPSRVINNNFAKIDNYLTLNRGENSGIQKEFGVITSQGIVGIVDRANNKYSRVISILNSRSRINAQLSSTNHFGSLVWNGEDPNIVQLIDVPRQAPVQKGDTIITGGRSLIFPEGLPIGSIEDFTLDQTQSYYTINIKLFNDMTNIGYVYVIENINKDEIKELQEPDEQ; this is encoded by the coding sequence ATGCAGCAGATTTTCAATTTTCTTATTAGGAATAAGAATTCAATTCTATTCCTGTTCCTGTTTGCTGTTTCTATTTTTCTCACAGTTCAAAATCATTCCTTCCATAAAAGCAGGTTTATAAGTTCTGCGAACTGGGTAACCGGTGGTATATATTCATGGTCCAATGGTATCAACACCTACTTAAACCTGGAAGAGTATAATGAACGACTGATCACTGAAAACAACGAGCTTCGAAATATCATTTCTAATATGAATGATAGTATTTCGATTTCAAAACAGCTGGACAGTACATCATTTGAAGGAGATTATATTTTCAGACCTTCTCGTGTTATCAATAACAACTTCGCAAAAATTGATAATTACCTGACTCTAAACAGGGGTGAAAATTCAGGAATTCAGAAAGAGTTTGGAGTAATTACCAGCCAGGGAATTGTTGGGATCGTAGATAGAGCCAATAATAAGTATTCCCGGGTCATTTCTATACTAAATAGCAGATCCAGGATCAATGCGCAATTAAGCAGCACCAATCATTTTGGAAGCCTAGTGTGGAATGGAGAAGATCCAAATATCGTTCAGCTAATCGATGTTCCCAGGCAGGCACCGGTTCAAAAAGGAGATACAATCATTACGGGTGGACGGTCGCTAATTTTTCCTGAAGGATTACCAATTGGTAGTATCGAAGATTTTACATTGGATCAAACTCAAAGCTATTACACCATCAACATCAAACTATTTAATGACATGACTAATATTGGTTATGTTTATGTAATAGAGAACATCAATAAAGACGAAATCAAGGAATTACAGGAGCCAGATGAACAGTAA
- a CDS encoding rod shape-determining protein gives MGFFDFLIEEIAIDLGTANTLIIHNDKVVVDSPSIVARDRTSGKITAVGKEAAMMQGKTHENIKTIRPLKDGVIADFDASEKMLTMFIKEIPALKKKLFTPALRMVICIPSGITEVEMRAVKESAERVNGKEVYLIHEPMAAAIGIGVDIMQPKGNMIVDIGGGTTEIAVIALGGIVCDKSVKIAGDVFTNDIVYYMRTQHNLYVGERTAEKIKIQIGAATEDLEVPPDEMSVQGRDLLTGKPKQVNISYREIAKALDKSILRIEDAVMETLSQTPPELAADIYNTGIYLAGGGSMLRGLDKRLSQKTDLPVYIAEDPLRAVVRGTGITLKTLNRYKGILIK, from the coding sequence ATGGGATTTTTTGACTTTCTCATTGAAGAAATTGCAATCGATTTAGGGACCGCCAACACTTTGATCATACACAATGATAAGGTAGTTGTGGATAGCCCATCGATCGTTGCCAGGGACAGAACCTCTGGTAAAATTACCGCAGTAGGTAAAGAAGCTGCGATGATGCAGGGAAAAACTCATGAGAATATTAAAACCATTAGGCCACTAAAAGATGGGGTGATCGCCGACTTTGATGCCAGTGAGAAAATGCTCACGATGTTCATTAAAGAGATCCCGGCGCTTAAAAAGAAACTTTTTACTCCAGCACTTCGAATGGTAATCTGTATTCCATCCGGAATTACAGAGGTTGAAATGCGTGCTGTAAAAGAAAGTGCAGAGAGGGTAAATGGAAAAGAAGTATACTTGATCCATGAACCAATGGCAGCGGCCATTGGTATTGGAGTAGACATCATGCAACCAAAAGGAAACATGATCGTTGATATAGGAGGTGGTACTACTGAAATTGCTGTGATCGCTCTTGGAGGGATCGTATGTGATAAATCTGTAAAGATCGCAGGAGATGTATTCACCAATGACATCGTGTACTACATGCGTACACAGCACAACCTTTATGTTGGTGAGCGTACTGCGGAAAAAATTAAAATCCAGATTGGTGCTGCGACTGAAGATCTTGAAGTCCCGCCAGACGAAATGAGCGTTCAGGGACGGGACTTGCTAACAGGGAAGCCTAAGCAGGTTAATATTTCTTATCGTGAGATTGCCAAAGCGCTGGACAAATCCATTCTTAGGATCGAGGATGCCGTAATGGAAACTCTTTCCCAAACACCGCCAGAATTAGCTGCCGATATTTACAACACAGGTATTTACCTTGCCGGTGGTGGTTCTATGCTTAGAGGACTGGACAAACGTCTTTCTCAAAAAACAGACCTTCCGGTTTATATTGCTGAAGATCCTCTTAGAGCCGTAGTTCGTGGTACCGGAATTACCTTAAAAACACTGAATCGCTATAAAGGCATTTTGATCAAGTAG
- the purH gene encoding bifunctional phosphoribosylaminoimidazolecarboxamide formyltransferase/IMP cyclohydrolase, whose amino-acid sequence MSELKQAKSALISVFSKDGLEPIVRKLDELGITIYSTGGTEKFIKDLGIEVVPVEDVTSYPSILGGRVKTLHPKVFGGILNRQDHEGDAKELEQYEIPQIDIVIVDLYPFEKTVASGAAEQDIIEKIDIGGISLIRAAAKNFKDVTCVSSVDDYAEFLELLNEKSGNTELADRKKFAAKAFNISSHYDSAIFNYFNAEGDINSFKQSELKGKELRYGENPHQKGTFFGDFEAIFDQLHGKELSYNNLLDVDAAVNLMDEFKGEAPTFAILKHNNACGLAQRDSIHQAYVDALAGDPVSAFGGILISNVEIDAETAEEIHKLFCEVVIAPSFSSEAEEILKGKKNRILLIQKEVELPKNQVRTCLNGVLVQDKDLKTDAIEDLKLATSNKATDSELSDMIFASKICKHTKSNTIVLAKNKQLCASGTGQTSRVDALTHSIAKAKSFDFDLNGAVMASDAFFPFPDCVEIAGNAGITAVIQPGGSIKDELSINYCNENNIAMVMTGTRHFKH is encoded by the coding sequence ATGAGCGAATTAAAACAAGCAAAGTCTGCTTTAATTTCAGTCTTCAGTAAAGATGGTCTTGAGCCTATCGTGAGAAAGCTGGATGAGCTGGGCATTACCATTTATTCCACAGGTGGAACCGAGAAATTTATCAAGGATCTTGGGATAGAAGTGGTTCCTGTAGAGGATGTTACCTCCTACCCTTCTATACTGGGTGGCCGGGTAAAAACTCTTCATCCAAAAGTTTTCGGAGGGATACTTAATCGCCAGGATCATGAAGGTGATGCAAAAGAACTGGAACAATATGAAATTCCGCAGATAGACATTGTGATTGTAGATCTGTATCCTTTTGAGAAAACAGTTGCTTCAGGCGCTGCGGAACAGGATATTATAGAAAAGATCGATATTGGAGGTATTTCTTTGATTAGAGCCGCGGCTAAGAATTTCAAGGATGTAACCTGCGTTTCTTCCGTAGATGATTATGCAGAATTTTTAGAGTTACTGAATGAAAAATCTGGTAATACTGAATTAGCTGATCGTAAAAAATTCGCTGCCAAAGCTTTTAATATTTCTTCCCACTACGATTCGGCAATTTTTAATTATTTCAATGCTGAAGGTGATATCAATTCTTTCAAACAAAGCGAACTGAAAGGCAAAGAACTTAGATACGGAGAAAATCCTCATCAAAAAGGAACGTTTTTCGGTGATTTCGAGGCAATATTCGATCAGCTTCATGGGAAAGAATTAAGTTATAATAACCTACTTGATGTAGATGCTGCTGTGAACCTCATGGACGAATTCAAAGGTGAAGCTCCAACATTCGCGATTTTAAAACATAACAATGCCTGTGGTCTCGCACAAAGAGATTCGATCCACCAGGCTTATGTGGATGCCCTCGCCGGCGATCCTGTTTCAGCTTTTGGAGGAATTTTAATTAGCAATGTGGAAATAGACGCCGAAACTGCTGAAGAAATCCACAAACTATTCTGTGAAGTGGTCATTGCCCCTTCATTCTCTTCGGAAGCTGAAGAAATTTTAAAAGGCAAAAAGAACAGAATCCTGCTTATCCAGAAAGAAGTTGAACTTCCGAAGAATCAGGTGAGAACATGTCTTAACGGTGTTCTCGTTCAGGATAAAGATCTAAAAACCGATGCTATCGAAGATCTCAAGCTGGCAACCAGCAATAAAGCAACAGATTCTGAGTTATCTGACATGATATTTGCTTCCAAGATCTGCAAGCATACAAAATCAAATACGATCGTACTGGCGAAAAACAAACAATTATGTGCAAGTGGTACCGGGCAAACGTCCAGAGTAGACGCTCTTACACATAGTATTGCCAAAGCGAAATCATTTGATTTTGACCTTAATGGTGCCGTAATGGCCAGCGACGCATTCTTTCCATTTCCAGATTGTGTGGAAATTGCGGGAAATGCCGGAATCACTGCGGTTATCCAGCCAGGTGGAAGCATCAAGGATGAACTGAGCATCAACTATTGCAACGAAAATAATATCGCAATGGTGATGACCGGGACACGCCATTTTAAACATTAA
- a CDS encoding ABC transporter permease, with product MLIYLRVLKESFNFAISALTNNKLRTFLSLLGVTIGIFSIIAVLAAVDSLKKDITGSLSSLDNSTVIVMRFKFGPSDIPRWKSQQFPDVTYEEYQNLKKSLPDLDNISFALGIPGGAALKYQDVTSSGVDIGAVTHEYYDIEALELAEGRFFNESESVSGSGVVVLGHEVAQTLFGGSNGIGEEIRIFGRRATVIGVLKKQGQSLFTGSRDGQAFVPANFARLVYGTTKGTVFPQLVMKPESGADSDEFIALLEQNLRNMRGIKPGEINNFFVNELKGLTEFVDNITGQLNIIGLVISGFSLLVGGFGIANIMFVSVKERTNLIGIQKSLGAKNKFILSQFLFEAVILSVIGGLVGLFFVWLVSIVASQFTGDFEFVLSPYNMFIGTLVSAIIGLVSGIIPAMSASKLDPVEAIRTGM from the coding sequence ATGCTGATCTATTTACGGGTACTTAAAGAGAGCTTCAATTTTGCAATTAGCGCTCTTACAAATAATAAGCTGAGAACCTTTCTATCCCTACTAGGGGTGACCATTGGTATCTTCTCCATTATCGCTGTGCTTGCAGCGGTAGATTCATTAAAAAAGGATATTACCGGAAGTCTGAGTTCACTGGACAATAGTACGGTGATTGTGATGAGGTTCAAATTTGGACCTAGTGATATACCCAGATGGAAGAGTCAGCAGTTTCCAGATGTAACTTATGAGGAATACCAGAATCTAAAGAAGAGCTTACCAGATCTTGATAATATTAGTTTTGCTCTGGGAATTCCCGGAGGAGCCGCGCTTAAATATCAGGATGTTACGAGTAGTGGTGTGGATATAGGAGCAGTTACTCATGAATATTATGACATTGAAGCACTGGAACTCGCAGAAGGACGGTTTTTTAACGAATCTGAATCTGTAAGCGGTTCAGGTGTTGTTGTTCTGGGTCATGAAGTAGCGCAAACGCTGTTTGGTGGTTCGAATGGAATTGGTGAAGAAATACGAATTTTTGGACGTAGAGCAACAGTGATTGGAGTGCTTAAGAAACAGGGGCAGTCCTTGTTTACTGGTTCCAGGGATGGGCAGGCTTTCGTGCCGGCGAACTTTGCACGACTGGTTTACGGAACTACGAAAGGAACGGTCTTTCCACAATTGGTGATGAAGCCTGAAAGTGGAGCAGATAGCGATGAATTTATCGCCTTACTGGAACAAAACCTTCGGAATATGCGCGGAATCAAGCCTGGAGAAATCAATAACTTTTTCGTTAATGAACTAAAGGGTCTTACAGAGTTTGTAGACAATATTACTGGCCAGCTGAATATTATTGGTTTAGTAATTAGCGGATTCTCTTTACTGGTTGGAGGTTTCGGAATTGCGAATATTATGTTCGTTAGTGTTAAGGAAAGAACTAACCTCATAGGTATCCAGAAATCTCTGGGAGCTAAAAACAAATTTATTCTCTCTCAATTCTTATTTGAAGCTGTCATACTCTCCGTGATTGGAGGATTGGTAGGATTGTTCTTTGTCTGGCTGGTTTCTATTGTGGCTTCACAGTTTACCGGTGACTTTGAATTTGTCCTTTCTCCGTATAATATGTTTATAGGAACACTAGTTTCGGCAATCATAGGATTAGTGTCGGGAATTATTCCAGCAATGTCGGCCTCAAAACTTGATCCTGTGGAAGCTATTCGAACCGGGATGTAA
- a CDS encoding GAF domain-containing protein yields the protein MNFQELRPQVEQILKDSNIDVKQRMTQVCELLEQNISYYDWVGFYFKNGNKEELKLKAFAGEPTDHEIIPFGKGICGQVAVSNQNFVVPDVKAQDNYIACSINVKAEIVIPLFVNGENVGQIDIDSHTADPFTAEDEEFLVWVNEKVAEIL from the coding sequence ATGAATTTTCAGGAATTAAGACCACAGGTAGAACAGATTCTAAAGGACTCGAATATAGATGTCAAACAACGAATGACCCAGGTTTGCGAACTATTGGAGCAAAATATAAGTTATTATGACTGGGTTGGATTTTACTTCAAGAATGGAAATAAAGAAGAACTAAAATTAAAGGCTTTTGCCGGAGAGCCAACAGATCATGAGATCATTCCATTTGGGAAGGGGATTTGCGGACAGGTAGCAGTAAGCAATCAGAATTTTGTTGTACCAGATGTAAAAGCACAGGATAATTATATTGCCTGCAGCATTAATGTAAAAGCAGAAATCGTAATTCCGTTATTTGTAAATGGTGAAAACGTTGGACAGATCGATATTGATAGCCACACAGCCGATCCTTTTACTGCTGAAGATGAAGAGTTCCTGGTTTGGGTGAACGAGAAAGTAGCAGAGATCTTATAG
- the xrtF gene encoding exosortase family protein XrtF, with product MLKLIKKYRTVLRFIFVFLGSYFLFSSAYNAFLLFYEQTQPVPDALTRLVAYQSGDVMHALGYDNVEVVMHYTGLSMKLMVEGYFLAGIVEGCNSASIIILFTSFILAFFGKTSTTLIYIFAGAALIYATNILRIVILSVSILEYPQYSGFMHTVFFPLAIYGMVFLLWLIWIRIFTKYKKA from the coding sequence TTGCTGAAACTCATCAAGAAATACAGAACGGTATTGCGTTTTATTTTTGTATTCCTGGGAAGCTATTTTCTTTTTTCCAGCGCTTACAATGCATTTCTATTGTTCTATGAGCAAACTCAGCCCGTACCCGATGCGCTCACAAGACTGGTGGCCTACCAAAGCGGAGATGTAATGCACGCTCTTGGTTACGACAACGTGGAGGTGGTGATGCATTATACCGGTCTTTCCATGAAATTAATGGTGGAAGGTTATTTTCTAGCCGGGATTGTGGAAGGTTGTAACTCAGCAAGTATCATTATACTATTCACATCTTTTATTCTGGCATTCTTTGGGAAAACCTCCACGACTCTAATCTATATTTTCGCAGGTGCCGCTCTTATCTATGCTACGAATATTTTACGAATCGTGATCCTCTCTGTGAGTATTCTAGAATATCCGCAATATTCTGGTTTTATGCACACTGTATTTTTTCCACTGGCGATCTACGGAATGGTTTTCCTCCTCTGGCTTATATGGATTCGAATTTTCACTAAATACAAAAAAGCATGA
- a CDS encoding exosortase F system-associated membrane protein, which translates to MKKRYKIILIGFMVLLLVAIRFFEDSLFYDPLIAFFRSDYLLGIIPPMNMAELMIHLSIRYALNSAISLGIIYIAFQNKSMLKFSVILYALLYLGAVSAFIFLVLNIEREHYLALFYVRRFLIHPLFLLILLPAFYYYRISKRT; encoded by the coding sequence ATGAAGAAAAGATATAAGATAATTCTTATTGGCTTCATGGTTTTACTACTAGTGGCGATACGTTTTTTTGAAGATAGTCTATTCTATGATCCATTAATCGCGTTTTTCAGGTCAGATTATCTATTGGGTATTATTCCACCTATGAACATGGCAGAACTCATGATTCACCTCAGTATACGCTATGCGCTTAATAGTGCGATCTCACTAGGGATCATATATATCGCTTTTCAGAACAAGAGCATGCTCAAATTCTCGGTTATCCTCTACGCCTTGCTTTACCTGGGAGCTGTAAGCGCTTTTATATTTCTGGTCCTCAATATTGAAAGAGAGCATTATCTCGCCTTATTCTATGTAAGAAGATTTCTTATTCATCCATTATTCCTGCTCATCCTGCTTCCCGCATTCTATTATTACCGGATAAGTAAAAGAACCTAG
- a CDS encoding DUF3347 domain-containing protein — translation MKIKYIILGLAVITALGISSCGDAEKKSENESTSEVVIDTEEDMEEVQAEFENDSVAKVYEGYLELKDALVQTDASAAAEAASNLQSKLNAMGSEVATIAEAIATSDDVNIQREKFSELTAAMDSLLKNAISGGKIFKQYCPMAFEGKGDYWYSSSEKIRNPYYGDKMLKCGRVEGTIQ, via the coding sequence ATGAAAATAAAATATATCATTTTAGGATTAGCGGTAATTACAGCTCTAGGAATTTCGTCCTGTGGGGATGCTGAAAAGAAATCTGAGAACGAATCTACTTCTGAAGTTGTAATAGATACTGAAGAAGACATGGAGGAAGTGCAGGCAGAATTTGAAAACGATTCTGTGGCAAAAGTATACGAAGGCTACCTTGAATTAAAAGACGCACTGGTTCAAACTGATGCATCAGCAGCGGCAGAAGCGGCATCGAATTTACAATCTAAACTGAATGCAATGGGTAGCGAAGTTGCCACGATCGCTGAAGCTATTGCAACTTCAGATGATGTGAATATTCAAAGGGAGAAATTCTCAGAACTTACTGCGGCAATGGACTCTCTGTTGAAAAATGCAATTTCCGGAGGTAAGATTTTCAAACAGTATTGCCCAATGGCTTTTGAAGGTAAAGGAGATTACTGGTATTCATCTTCAGAAAAAATTAGAAATCCCTACTACGGTGATAAAATGCTGAAATGTGGCCGTGTTGAAGGGACCATTCAATAA
- a CDS encoding four-helix bundle copper-binding protein encodes MRNEKLISALGNCINHCNYCADACLDEENVKKMKDCIRTDRVCAEVCSTLNQVLATNYQDVQGLIDYCKKVCQACADECGKHEHKHCQDCAKACRECVEACEAYAA; translated from the coding sequence ATGAGAAATGAGAAACTTATTAGCGCACTTGGAAATTGTATCAACCACTGTAACTATTGTGCAGATGCCTGTCTGGACGAGGAGAATGTCAAAAAGATGAAGGATTGCATCAGGACAGATCGAGTTTGTGCAGAAGTGTGTTCTACATTAAACCAAGTACTTGCGACCAATTACCAGGATGTCCAGGGATTAATAGATTATTGTAAGAAAGTTTGCCAGGCTTGTGCAGATGAGTGCGGAAAGCACGAACATAAGCATTGTCAGGATTGTGCGAAAGCATGCCGGGAATGCGTAGAAGCCTGTGAAGCTTACGCAGCATAA
- a CDS encoding heavy metal translocating P-type ATPase, with amino-acid sequence MKRTYRITGMSCNGCRQHVEETLIGIEAVDHVDVNLHNETATIAAEQDLNISVLRNKLESEGGNYGIEEFKTNDDGKIVEKYDVYGMTCNGCKMHVQKALGNLDKIDSAEVDLHNEEAILEMKEPVSLKELQNALEEAGGNYTIHMPGTEKPVENSEVKKSAQNGKGVWYCPMHCEGDKTYDKPGDCPVCGMDLVEEVNTNQKSVEFTCPMHPEVSKDEPGDCPICGMDLVPKQPEPSAEEKGYKKLLRKFWIAIGFTLPIFIIAMSDMVPNNTLQSWFDAKIWNWIQFGLSLPVVFYACWMFFQRAWRSIVTWNLNMFTLIGIGAGVAWIFSVFGMLVPDFFPAQFRTESGTVHVYFEAATVILTLVLMGQVLEARAHSKTNSAIKELLKLQPNTALRIRNGKEEKISTSKIEKGDLLKIKPGDKIPVDGKISEGEGSIDESMISGEPVPVDKMKGDEVRSGTINGNQSFIMQAEKVGDDTLLAQIIKMVNEASRSQAPIQKLADKISGYFVPVVVIISVITFIVWSIFGPEPQLVYALVNAIAVLIIACPCALGLATPMSVMVGIGRGAGNGILIKNAKSLERLNKVDTLIIDKTGTLTEGKPSVDKVVSVSSEYTSGRLTAIIASLNTNSEHPLAQATVDYAEKHEIELLETSDFKSDTGKGVTGILEQSKVLIGNKALMDSNNIEISSDLAASVSEEQQRGNTVSYVAIDAAVTGYVVMTDKIKEGTKKVIADLQNHGIDVIMISGDHENTAAAVASEIGIKNYKAGMLPQNKLEEVEKLQKSGKIVAVAGDGINDAPALAKADVGIAMGTGTDVAIESAALTLVNGDLRSIRKAILLSQKVMRNIKENLFFALIYNTVGVPIAAGVLYPFFGILLSPMIAALAMSFSSFSVIANALRLKTADLKG; translated from the coding sequence ATGAAAAGAACTTATAGAATTACGGGGATGAGCTGTAATGGCTGTCGACAGCACGTGGAAGAAACTCTGATAGGGATCGAAGCTGTCGATCATGTGGATGTGAATTTGCATAATGAAACTGCGACTATAGCGGCAGAACAGGATCTGAATATTTCGGTACTGAGAAATAAACTGGAGTCGGAAGGCGGGAATTATGGTATCGAGGAATTCAAAACGAATGATGATGGAAAGATTGTGGAAAAATATGATGTTTATGGAATGACCTGCAATGGTTGTAAGATGCATGTTCAAAAAGCACTCGGGAATCTTGATAAAATCGATTCTGCGGAAGTGGATCTTCATAATGAAGAAGCAATTCTTGAAATGAAAGAACCAGTTTCCCTGAAGGAATTACAAAATGCACTGGAAGAAGCAGGAGGGAACTATACGATCCATATGCCTGGTACAGAAAAACCAGTTGAAAATTCAGAAGTTAAAAAATCTGCTCAAAACGGGAAGGGTGTCTGGTATTGTCCTATGCATTGTGAGGGTGATAAAACCTACGATAAACCTGGTGATTGCCCTGTTTGTGGGATGGACCTTGTCGAGGAGGTAAATACCAATCAAAAGTCGGTTGAATTTACTTGCCCTATGCATCCCGAAGTAAGCAAGGATGAACCCGGAGATTGTCCAATTTGCGGGATGGATCTCGTGCCAAAGCAACCTGAACCTTCAGCCGAAGAAAAAGGTTATAAAAAACTACTTCGCAAATTCTGGATCGCCATAGGGTTTACACTCCCAATTTTTATTATTGCCATGTCAGACATGGTTCCGAATAATACCTTACAAAGCTGGTTTGATGCCAAGATCTGGAACTGGATCCAATTTGGACTATCTCTTCCGGTAGTATTTTATGCGTGCTGGATGTTTTTTCAGCGTGCATGGAGGTCTATCGTAACGTGGAACCTCAATATGTTTACACTCATTGGAATTGGAGCAGGAGTAGCCTGGATCTTTAGCGTTTTTGGAATGCTGGTGCCAGATTTTTTTCCGGCGCAATTCAGAACAGAATCGGGTACGGTACATGTCTATTTTGAAGCCGCCACCGTCATCCTTACTTTGGTATTAATGGGACAGGTGCTGGAAGCCAGGGCACATAGCAAAACCAATTCGGCTATCAAGGAACTATTGAAGCTGCAGCCTAATACTGCGCTCAGAATCAGGAACGGTAAAGAAGAGAAAATTTCCACCAGCAAGATTGAAAAAGGCGATCTTTTAAAGATCAAGCCAGGAGATAAGATACCTGTAGATGGTAAGATTTCTGAAGGAGAAGGCAGTATCGATGAATCAATGATCTCTGGAGAACCCGTGCCGGTAGATAAAATGAAAGGAGATGAAGTTCGCTCTGGAACGATCAATGGAAATCAATCTTTCATCATGCAAGCTGAGAAAGTGGGAGATGATACTTTGCTTGCCCAGATCATTAAAATGGTGAATGAAGCCAGTAGATCGCAGGCGCCAATTCAGAAATTAGCAGATAAAATTTCAGGATATTTTGTGCCAGTAGTGGTCATTATTTCGGTAATCACATTTATAGTCTGGTCAATATTTGGACCAGAACCACAACTGGTTTACGCGCTCGTAAACGCAATTGCGGTATTAATTATCGCCTGTCCATGCGCACTTGGTCTGGCAACTCCAATGTCTGTAATGGTTGGAATTGGTCGTGGTGCCGGTAACGGGATATTGATAAAAAACGCAAAATCTCTGGAGCGACTGAACAAGGTCGATACGCTCATAATCGATAAGACCGGAACCCTAACAGAAGGTAAGCCAAGTGTGGATAAAGTAGTTTCTGTTTCTTCGGAATATACTTCGGGAAGGTTAACAGCAATTATTGCCAGTCTGAACACGAACAGTGAACATCCGTTAGCACAGGCTACTGTAGACTATGCGGAAAAGCACGAAATAGAACTTTTAGAAACTTCAGATTTTAAGTCGGATACAGGTAAGGGAGTTACGGGAATATTAGAGCAAAGTAAAGTATTAATAGGTAACAAAGCTTTGATGGATTCCAACAACATTGAAATTTCCTCAGATCTTGCTGCCAGTGTTTCCGAAGAACAACAAAGAGGGAATACAGTAAGTTATGTGGCTATAGATGCTGCGGTGACAGGCTATGTAGTAATGACCGATAAGATCAAGGAAGGAACAAAGAAAGTGATCGCAGATCTTCAAAATCATGGCATCGATGTGATCATGATCTCAGGGGATCACGAAAATACTGCGGCTGCAGTGGCCAGCGAGATTGGGATTAAAAATTATAAAGCTGGAATGTTACCTCAAAATAAACTGGAGGAGGTCGAAAAACTGCAGAAAAGTGGAAAAATTGTCGCAGTTGCCGGAGATGGAATTAATGACGCACCGGCGCTTGCAAAGGCAGATGTGGGGATTGCCATGGGAACCGGTACAGATGTAGCTATAGAGAGCGCTGCTCTTACACTGGTTAATGGTGATCTACGAAGTATTAGAAAAGCGATTTTACTTAGCCAGAAAGTGATGAGAAACATTAAAGAAAATCTCTTTTTTGCACTTATTTACAACACAGTAGGTGTCCCCATCGCGGCGGGTGTCCTTTACCCATTCTTCGGAATATTACTTTCACCAATGATCGCTGCCCTGGCAATGAGCTTCAGTAGTTTTTCAGTAATAGCGAATGCCTTAAGATTGAAAACTGCCGATTTAAAGGGCTAA